A genome region from Sulfurovum sp. TSL6 includes the following:
- a CDS encoding APC family permease — MMKDHSQHDRSTKYKEGSMTLVGAISMGTGVMIGAGILALTGQIAELAGSLFPLVFLVAAVVTAFSAYSYVKMSNAYPSAGGIAMFLEKAYGKGVMTAVGALLMYFSMVINESLVARTFGTYTVQLFDVDHGSWIVPALGIGVLLFAFLLNISGNRMIGLFSLLMALIKIGGIIIFSLGGLWVAGFSFENTSVNMADTSATGFIAAMALAILAYKGFTTITNSGSEIVNPHKNVGRAIIISIVICVVIYFLVAIAVAANLTLPEIINAKDYALAQAARPAFGNYGLWFTVAIAIIATVSGVIASVYAVSRMLAMLTEMKLVPHSHFGMPGDIQKHTLVYTIVIAICLTIFFDLSRIASLGAIFYIIMDIAVHWGVFKHLRKEIHANAFILISAIIFDVIVLGAFLIVKASTDIMIIYAALIGFLFIFIGESIFLRKYRTEEV; from the coding sequence ATGATGAAAGATCATTCCCAACACGATAGATCAACAAAATATAAAGAAGGCAGTATGACGCTTGTTGGTGCTATATCAATGGGTACAGGTGTGATGATTGGTGCCGGAATCCTGGCACTGACAGGGCAAATTGCTGAGCTTGCAGGTTCACTGTTTCCTCTTGTATTTCTTGTGGCTGCTGTAGTCACTGCATTCAGTGCTTATTCCTATGTAAAAATGTCTAATGCATATCCCTCTGCCGGAGGTATCGCGATGTTCCTGGAAAAGGCTTATGGAAAAGGAGTGATGACAGCAGTAGGTGCACTTTTAATGTACTTTTCCATGGTTATCAACGAAAGTCTTGTCGCACGTACTTTTGGTACATATACTGTTCAGCTATTCGATGTTGATCATGGTAGTTGGATCGTGCCTGCATTGGGTATAGGAGTACTACTTTTTGCCTTTTTGCTTAACATTTCGGGGAATCGCATGATTGGCCTGTTTTCTTTACTTATGGCTCTTATAAAAATTGGCGGTATCATTATATTTTCACTCGGTGGATTATGGGTTGCCGGTTTTTCATTTGAAAACACTTCTGTAAATATGGCAGATACATCTGCTACAGGCTTCATTGCCGCAATGGCCTTGGCTATCTTGGCGTATAAGGGTTTTACCACTATTACCAATAGCGGTTCAGAAATTGTGAACCCACATAAGAATGTTGGACGTGCCATTATCATTTCCATTGTGATATGCGTAGTGATTTATTTTTTAGTCGCTATAGCTGTGGCAGCAAATCTAACTTTGCCGGAAATCATCAATGCAAAAGATTATGCACTAGCACAGGCAGCACGACCTGCATTTGGTAATTATGGTTTATGGTTTACTGTAGCAATAGCAATTATAGCAACCGTATCAGGAGTGATTGCAAGTGTGTATGCAGTTTCACGTATGCTTGCTATGTTGACTGAAATGAAGCTTGTACCACATAGCCATTTTGGTATGCCCGGAGACATCCAAAAGCATACATTGGTATATACCATTGTCATTGCTATTTGTTTGACGATATTTTTTGACTTGAGTCGGATTGCATCACTGGGGGCTATTTTTTATATTATTATGGATATTGCTGTTCACTGGGGTGTTTTCAAGCATCTTCGTAAAGAGATTCATGCTAACGCATTTATTCTAATATCTGCGATCATATTTGATGTTATAGTGCTTGGTGCCTTTCTTATAGTGAAAGCATCAACAGACATAATGATAATTTATGCTGCATTGATAGGGTTTTTGTTTATATTTATAGGCGAGAGCATTTTTTTAAGAAAGTATAGAACTGAAGAAGTCTAA
- a CDS encoding YHS domain-containing protein: MVRDPVCMMELDPRRATATAEYEGRLYYFCSDKCKDKFLAQPTVYVNKAPDMRLTVGVMGSSSHKQDPKVEKLVFSLGQAIAKRGFILITGACPGLPYECAKGARSLGGLSIGISPALSLDEHVHKYQSPSDTYDAIIYTGSGLMGREVTNIRSSDMVIIAGGSSGTLGEFAIAYDEGKLIGILKGSGGIVEEIPKIVNQFDKDTGARLIYSTDPDDLMDKLSHMYSTEHYKHPSCFCESYNKSL; the protein is encoded by the coding sequence ATGGTTCGTGACCCCGTATGCATGATGGAACTGGATCCGCGTAGAGCCACCGCAACAGCTGAGTACGAAGGGAGGCTTTACTATTTCTGTTCAGATAAATGCAAGGATAAGTTTCTTGCGCAGCCGACGGTGTACGTAAATAAAGCTCCCGATATGCGTCTGACAGTGGGTGTCATGGGTTCATCAAGCCATAAACAGGACCCAAAAGTGGAAAAATTGGTCTTTTCTCTTGGTCAGGCAATTGCAAAGCGGGGTTTCATACTGATTACAGGGGCGTGCCCGGGACTCCCTTACGAATGCGCCAAAGGTGCCCGGAGTTTGGGCGGGCTATCCATTGGTATCTCCCCGGCACTCAGTCTGGATGAGCATGTACACAAATACCAATCCCCCTCGGATACCTACGATGCCATCATCTATACGGGTAGCGGACTCATGGGACGAGAGGTGACCAACATCCGCTCCAGTGACATGGTCATCATCGCAGGAGGTAGCTCCGGGACACTTGGGGAGTTTGCCATCGCTTATGACGAAGGTAAACTGATTGGGATTCTGAAGGGAAGCGGGGGGATTGTTGAAGAAATCCCCAAAATCGTAAACCAGTTTGACAAAGATACTGGTGCAAGACTCATCTATAGTACCGACCCTGATGATTTGATGGACAAATTGTCCCACATGTACAGTACAGAACACTACAAGCACCCCTCCTGTTTTTGTGAGAGTTATAATAAAAGCCTTTAG